The Pseudomonas orientalis genome contains a region encoding:
- a CDS encoding Gfo/Idh/MocA family protein has protein sequence MRELGIGLIGTGFMGRAHALAFNNARAVFELPVTLALAALADADAERAQRCASAWGFAQAHADWQALIDDPRVDVVAITTPNHLHYPMAMAAIAAGKAVYCEKPLAVSLEQADAMRRAASAAGVVTRVGYNYQHNPMIVLARQMIASGELGEIISFQGEFSEDFMADPTSPWSWRCEVEHAGGALADLGSHLLSMAHYLVGEVVSVCADTQTVHAQRPAFKGSLELKSIAVDDQVHALLRFANGARGTVSSSWLKHGYKNHLSFEISGTLGTLAFDQERLNELRLCRVGQDGFQRLLAGPALPGYAAFSPAAGHQLGYNELKTLEVQELIMALAGQGGDGTDFEAAWAVERLATAIRMASKEERWVQVNSI, from the coding sequence ATGCGTGAACTCGGAATCGGCTTGATCGGCACAGGCTTCATGGGGCGCGCCCACGCGCTGGCGTTCAACAACGCCCGGGCGGTGTTCGAACTGCCGGTCACGCTTGCACTCGCGGCGCTGGCCGATGCCGACGCCGAGCGCGCGCAACGCTGCGCCAGTGCCTGGGGGTTTGCCCAGGCCCATGCCGACTGGCAGGCGCTGATCGACGACCCCAGGGTCGATGTGGTGGCCATCACCACGCCCAACCACCTGCATTACCCCATGGCCATGGCCGCGATTGCGGCGGGCAAGGCGGTGTATTGCGAGAAGCCGCTGGCGGTCAGCCTGGAGCAGGCCGATGCGATGCGTCGCGCGGCCAGCGCGGCAGGGGTGGTGACGCGCGTCGGCTACAACTACCAGCACAACCCGATGATCGTGCTCGCGCGACAGATGATTGCCAGCGGCGAGCTGGGCGAAATCATCAGTTTCCAGGGCGAGTTCAGCGAAGACTTCATGGCCGATCCGACCTCGCCCTGGTCATGGCGCTGTGAGGTGGAACACGCAGGCGGCGCGCTGGCGGACCTCGGCAGCCATTTGCTGTCGATGGCCCATTATCTGGTGGGCGAAGTGGTCAGCGTGTGCGCCGATACCCAGACCGTCCACGCGCAACGGCCGGCCTTCAAAGGCAGCCTCGAGCTGAAATCCATCGCCGTGGATGACCAGGTGCACGCCCTGCTGCGCTTTGCCAACGGCGCGCGCGGCACGGTCAGCAGCAGTTGGCTCAAGCACGGCTACAAAAACCACCTGAGTTTTGAAATCAGCGGCACCCTGGGCACGCTCGCGTTCGATCAGGAGCGCTTGAACGAATTGCGCCTGTGCCGCGTCGGCCAGGACGGTTTCCAGCGTCTGCTCGCCGGCCCCGCCCTGCCCGGTTATGCCGCGTTCAGCCCGGCGGCGGGGCATCAGTTGGGTTACAACGAGCTTAAGACATTGGAGGTACAGGAGCTGATCATGGCGCTGGCGGGGCAAGGCGGCGATGGCACTGATTTTGAGGCGGCGTGGGCGGTGGAGCGGTTGGCGACGGCGATTCGGATGGCGTCCAAAGAAGAACGCTGGGTCCAGGTGAACTCGATCTAA
- a CDS encoding WD40/YVTN/BNR-like repeat-containing protein, with amino-acid sequence MGWVVCRPRAARKLALLATALSLFGAVALPTVVQAASDTTFAIESPKAAKGLMIDVVHAGQRLVAVGDRGHILYSDDQGSTWAQAKVPTRQLLTAVFFVDAKHGWAVGHDAQILVSSDGGASWSQQYQDLKREAPLLDVWFNDANHGLAVGAYGALIETTDGGKTWEDVSDRLDNEDQFHLNAIASIKDAGLFIVGEQGSMFRSSDDGQTWEKLEGPYEGSLFGVIATAQPRTLLAYGLRGNLYRSTDFGGTWEPVELNAARGALEFGLSGATLLDDGSIVVVGNGGSVVVSHDDGQTFSVFNRPDRISLSAVTAAGNGNLILVGQGGVRVATAAGAEPTKQ; translated from the coding sequence ATGGGTTGGGTTGTTTGCCGCCCACGCGCCGCACGCAAGCTTGCGTTGCTGGCCACAGCGCTCTCGCTGTTTGGGGCCGTCGCATTGCCGACGGTCGTCCAGGCCGCCAGCGATACCACTTTTGCGATTGAATCCCCCAAGGCCGCCAAAGGCCTGATGATCGATGTCGTGCATGCCGGCCAGCGCCTGGTGGCGGTGGGTGATCGCGGGCACATCCTCTATTCCGATGACCAGGGCAGCACCTGGGCCCAGGCCAAAGTCCCCACCCGGCAACTGCTCACGGCGGTGTTTTTCGTCGATGCCAAGCACGGCTGGGCGGTTGGCCATGATGCGCAGATCCTGGTCAGCAGCGACGGTGGCGCCAGTTGGTCCCAGCAATACCAGGACCTCAAGCGCGAAGCACCGCTGCTCGACGTATGGTTCAACGATGCCAATCACGGCCTGGCCGTAGGCGCCTACGGTGCGCTGATCGAGACCACCGATGGCGGCAAGACCTGGGAAGACGTCAGCGACCGCCTCGACAACGAAGACCAGTTCCACCTCAATGCGATTGCCTCGATCAAGGACGCCGGCCTGTTTATCGTGGGGGAGCAGGGCAGCATGTTCCGCTCCAGCGATGACGGCCAGACCTGGGAAAAACTCGAAGGCCCCTACGAGGGCTCGTTGTTTGGCGTGATCGCCACCGCTCAGCCGCGCACCCTGCTGGCCTACGGCCTGCGCGGCAACCTTTACCGTTCCACCGACTTTGGCGGCACCTGGGAGCCGGTCGAGTTGAATGCCGCCCGTGGCGCCCTCGAATTCGGGCTGTCAGGGGCGACCTTGCTCGATGACGGTTCCATCGTCGTGGTGGGTAATGGCGGCAGTGTGGTGGTCAGCCACGACGATGGCCAGACCTTCAGCGTATTCAACCGCCCGGACCGGATTTCGCTTTCAGCGGTGACGGCGGCAGGCAATGGCAACTTGATTCTGGTCGGGCAGGGCGGCGTTCGCGTCGCGACAGCTGCTGGCGCCGAACCGACGAAACAATAA
- a CDS encoding efflux RND transporter permease subunit, with amino-acid sequence MSSHHNDKATFLERLIFNNRPAVILICLLVSVFLFWQATLIRPSTSFEKMIPLKHPFIEKMMEHRNDLANLGNTVRISVEARDGDIFTREYMETLRQINDEVFYISGVDRSGLKSLWSPSVRWTEVTEEGFAGGEVIPQSYNGSPQSLDQLRNNVLKSGQVGRLVANDFKSSIVDIPLLESYPDPQDQGKLLALDYRKFSHELEDKIRDKFEAQNPNVKIHIVGFAKKVGDLIDGLVMVVLFFGVAFVITLILLLWFTNCLRSTIAVLSTTLVAVVWQLGLMHFFGFGLDPYSMLVPFLIFAIGISHGVQKINGIALQSSEADNALTAARRTFRQLFLPGMIAILADAVGFITLLIIDIGVIRELAIGASIGVAVIVFTNLILLPVAISYAGISNRAIERSKKDAHRDHPFWRLLSKFASAKVAPVSILLALVAFGGGLWYSQNLKIGDLDQGAPELRPDSRYNKDNNFIISNYSTSSDVLVVMVKTKAEGCSRYEAMAPIDQLMWKMQNTEGVQSAISLVTVSKQMIKGMNEGNLKWETLSRNPDVLNNSIARADGLYNNNCSLAPVLVFLNDHKAETLDRAVHAVQDFARENNKDGLEFILAAGNAGIEAATNEVIKESELIILILVYLCVATMCMITFRSWAATLCIVLPLVLTSVLGNALMAFMGIGVKVATLPVVALGVGIGVDYGIYIYSRLESFLRAGLPLQEAYYQTLKSTGKAVLFTGLCLAIGVCTWIFSAIKFQADMGLMLTFMLLWNMFGALWLLPALARFLIKPEKLAGQKGNSLFAH; translated from the coding sequence ATGAGCAGTCATCACAACGATAAAGCGACCTTTCTTGAGCGCCTGATCTTCAACAATCGCCCGGCAGTGATCCTCATCTGCCTGCTGGTGAGTGTCTTCCTGTTCTGGCAGGCGACGTTGATTCGCCCCTCCACCAGCTTTGAAAAGATGATCCCCCTCAAGCACCCCTTCATCGAAAAGATGATGGAGCACCGCAATGACTTGGCCAACCTGGGCAATACCGTGCGCATTTCGGTCGAGGCCAGGGACGGCGACATCTTCACCAGGGAGTACATGGAGACCCTGAGGCAGATCAACGACGAGGTGTTCTACATCTCCGGCGTCGACCGCTCGGGCCTCAAGTCGCTGTGGAGCCCTAGCGTACGCTGGACCGAAGTGACCGAGGAAGGCTTCGCCGGCGGTGAAGTGATCCCGCAGAGCTACAACGGCTCGCCGCAAAGTCTCGATCAACTGCGCAACAACGTGCTCAAGTCAGGCCAGGTCGGGCGCCTGGTCGCTAACGATTTCAAGTCGAGCATCGTCGATATCCCGCTGCTGGAGTCCTACCCGGACCCCCAGGACCAGGGCAAGTTGCTGGCCCTGGACTATCGCAAGTTCTCCCATGAACTCGAAGACAAGATCCGCGACAAGTTCGAAGCCCAGAACCCCAACGTCAAGATCCACATTGTCGGCTTTGCGAAAAAGGTCGGCGACCTGATCGATGGCCTGGTGATGGTGGTGCTGTTCTTCGGTGTTGCGTTCGTCATCACCCTGATTCTGCTGCTGTGGTTCACCAATTGCCTGCGCAGCACCATTGCCGTGTTGAGCACGACGTTGGTGGCGGTGGTCTGGCAACTGGGGCTGATGCACTTCTTCGGTTTCGGGCTGGACCCGTACTCGATGCTGGTGCCGTTCCTGATCTTCGCCATCGGCATCTCTCATGGCGTGCAGAAGATCAACGGCATCGCCCTGCAATCCAGCGAGGCGGACAACGCCTTGACTGCCGCACGGCGCACCTTCCGGCAACTGTTCCTGCCGGGGATGATCGCGATCCTCGCTGACGCCGTGGGCTTTATCACGCTGCTGATCATCGACATCGGCGTGATCCGCGAACTGGCCATCGGCGCGTCCATCGGCGTGGCGGTGATCGTGTTCACCAACCTGATTCTGCTGCCGGTGGCGATTTCCTATGCGGGCATCAGCAACCGCGCCATCGAACGCAGTAAAAAGGACGCGCACCGCGATCATCCGTTCTGGCGCCTGCTATCGAAATTCGCCAGCGCCAAAGTTGCCCCGGTGTCGATCCTGCTGGCCCTGGTCGCCTTTGGCGGCGGCCTCTGGTACAGCCAGAACCTGAAGATCGGCGACCTCGACCAGGGCGCGCCGGAACTGCGCCCGGATTCGCGCTACAACAAAGACAACAACTTCATCATCAGCAACTACTCCACCAGCTCCGACGTGCTGGTGGTGATGGTCAAGACCAAGGCTGAAGGCTGCTCGCGCTATGAAGCCATGGCGCCCATCGACCAGTTGATGTGGAAGATGCAGAACACCGAGGGCGTGCAGTCGGCGATCTCGCTGGTGACCGTGTCCAAGCAGATGATCAAGGGCATGAACGAGGGCAACCTGAAATGGGAAACCCTGTCGCGCAACCCGGACGTGCTGAACAACTCCATCGCCCGCGCCGATGGCCTGTACAACAACAATTGCTCGCTGGCGCCGGTGCTGGTGTTCCTCAACGACCACAAGGCCGAGACCCTGGACCGTGCGGTGCATGCGGTGCAGGACTTCGCCAGGGAGAACAACAAGGACGGCCTGGAATTCATCCTCGCCGCCGGTAATGCCGGGATCGAGGCGGCCACCAACGAGGTGATCAAGGAGTCGGAGCTGATCATCCTGATCCTGGTGTACCTGTGCGTGGCGACCATGTGCATGATCACCTTCCGCTCCTGGGCGGCGACCCTGTGTATTGTGCTGCCGCTGGTACTGACCTCGGTGCTGGGCAACGCGCTGATGGCGTTCATGGGCATCGGCGTCAAGGTCGCGACCTTGCCGGTGGTGGCCCTGGGCGTCGGCATCGGCGTGGATTACGGCATCTACATCTACAGCCGCCTGGAAAGCTTCCTGCGCGCCGGCCTGCCGCTGCAAGAGGCGTATTACCAGACGCTCAAGTCCACCGGTAAAGCCGTGCTGTTCACCGGTCTGTGCCTGGCCATCGGCGTGTGCACCTGGATCTTCTCGGCGATCAAGTTCCAGGCCGACATGGGCCTGATGCTGACCTTCATGCTGCTGTGGAACATGTTCGGCGCGTTGTGGCTGCTGCCGGCACTGGCGCGGTTCCTGATCAAACCGGAAAAGCTGGCGGGGCAGAAGGGCAACTCGTTGTTTGCGCACTGA
- a CDS encoding DUF5629 family protein: MTADTLTTALATSDMLIINGLHAFDFTLDRQLLIESMDGRELKRWTFSPEQLEAATFDDSLQSWVLCNDDGEHRLVCLSAIQGDNNNDEDEADDA, translated from the coding sequence ATGACTGCCGACACTCTGACCACCGCCCTTGCCACCAGCGACATGCTCATCATCAACGGGCTGCACGCCTTCGACTTCACGCTGGACCGGCAGTTGCTGATCGAAAGCATGGACGGTCGGGAACTCAAGCGGTGGACCTTCAGTCCAGAACAACTGGAGGCGGCGACCTTTGATGACAGCCTGCAAAGCTGGGTGCTGTGTAATGACGACGGTGAACACCGTCTGGTCTGCCTGAGCGCCATCCAGGGCGACAACAATAACGATGAGGACGAAGCAGATGATGCGTAA
- a CDS encoding lactonase family protein — protein MMRKFWPLLMAGSVGAMSVQAAPADTYELLVGSYTAGSSEGIYRLQFDSRTGQFSGKPVLAAKTANPSWLTLSKDQKQLFVVNENGPGQDDVVGRVSSYRIDPQNYQLTLINQVQSLGNEPTHSSVAADGRYLFVANYSVVEDPGGSLAILPLDSDGKLSAPVQLSGHPASGVNPERQASNHVHSVVSSPDGKYVFVQDLGADKVFAYRYDPKANHELPLTPAEPAAVQLPPGSGPRHLLFSADGKHAWLTTEMSAQVAVFDYNDGKLAQTQLVDFAAGQPVSDKAGAALHASSDGKFLYVSNRGTANQLVVFSIDPATANLKEIQRRSVEGDHPREFSLDPSGKFLLIANQKSNEIVVVERDPKTGLLGKTVQKLPIDAPSDLKFLVRQ, from the coding sequence ATGATGCGTAAATTCTGGCCCCTGTTGATGGCCGGCAGTGTCGGCGCGATGTCGGTGCAGGCCGCACCGGCCGACACTTATGAACTGCTGGTCGGCAGCTATACCGCCGGCAGCAGTGAAGGGATCTACCGCCTGCAATTCGACAGCCGCACCGGGCAGTTCAGCGGCAAGCCGGTGCTGGCGGCGAAAACCGCCAACCCGTCCTGGCTGACGCTCTCCAAAGACCAGAAGCAGCTGTTTGTGGTCAACGAAAACGGCCCGGGCCAGGACGATGTGGTCGGGCGCGTCAGCAGCTACCGCATTGATCCGCAGAATTATCAGCTCACCCTGATCAACCAGGTGCAGAGCCTGGGCAATGAGCCGACTCATTCCAGCGTGGCCGCCGACGGGCGTTATCTGTTTGTCGCCAACTATTCGGTGGTGGAAGACCCGGGCGGCAGCCTGGCGATTTTGCCGCTGGACAGCGACGGCAAGCTGTCGGCCCCGGTGCAGTTGAGCGGGCACCCGGCCAGCGGTGTGAACCCTGAACGCCAGGCTTCCAACCACGTGCATTCGGTGGTGTCGTCGCCGGACGGCAAGTATGTATTCGTGCAGGACCTGGGTGCGGACAAAGTGTTTGCCTACCGCTACGACCCCAAGGCCAACCATGAACTGCCGCTGACCCCGGCCGAGCCGGCCGCCGTGCAACTGCCACCGGGCAGCGGTCCGCGCCACTTGCTGTTCAGCGCCGATGGCAAGCATGCCTGGCTGACCACCGAGATGAGCGCCCAGGTGGCGGTCTTCGACTACAACGATGGCAAGCTTGCGCAGACCCAGTTGGTGGATTTCGCCGCCGGCCAGCCGGTATCCGATAAAGCCGGCGCTGCGCTGCATGCCTCCAGCGACGGCAAGTTCCTCTACGTCAGCAACCGTGGTACGGCCAATCAGCTTGTGGTGTTCAGCATCGACCCGGCCACCGCGAACCTCAAGGAAATCCAGCGCCGCTCGGTCGAAGGCGACCACCCGCGCGAGTTCAGCCTGGACCCGAGCGGCAAGTTCCTGCTGATCGCCAACCAGAAAAGCAATGAAATCGTGGTGGTTGAACGCGACCCCAAGACCGGCCTGCTGGGTAAAACCGTGCAGAAATTGCCGATCGATGCGCCCAGCGACCTCAAGTTCCTGGTGCGTCAATAA